In Streptomyces sp. 71268, the DNA window GTCCCCGCTCCGTTGCGCTCACCGTCGAGAACACCGGCGAGCAGCTCGCCCCGCAACTGGTCGCCACCCTCGCCGAGCCCTTCCGACGCGGCACCGACCGCATCCACACCGACCAGGCGGGCGTCGGCCTGGGCCTGGCCATCGCCAAGACCATCACCCAGGCCCACGACGGCACCCTCACCCTCACCCCCCGCCCCGCCGGCGGACTACGGGTGAGGGTGGAGTTCCCGGCGACACCCACGTCGGGCGGCGGGTGAGGGGGCGGGGGAGGCGACGGCCCACGCCGCCGGGCTCCGCACGGCCGCGTCAGGTCGTCGCAGGCGCGCTTGCTCCGGGGGCCTGAGAGCGCCGGGTTCCGCCCGCCGGGAAGGGGCGACAACTACGCTGAGACCAGGTACCTGGCCCGTACCTTCGCGACCAGCCCCGTGATCGCTTCATACGCAGCGCTTGGAGGAAGCCGTGACCGCCGGACTCCCCGACTGGATGATCCCTCCCCGGCCCAGTGGCTGGGAGGCCGACGACCTGGACCACCTTCCGCAAGCACCGCGGCACACCGAGCTGATCGACGGAGCCCTCATCTTCATGATGTCGCCACAGCGGTCCTGGCACTCCCGACTGGTGGAGAACATGACGTTCGCCCTGCGCCAGGCAGCCCCCGCCGGGTACGAGGTCGAGCGGGAGATGACCGTCCGTCTCGACAACAAGAGCCGCCCCGAACCCGACATCCTGGCGACCACCGCCGCATACCGCCCCGACCGCACCTGGTACGCACCCGCCGACGTCGCTCTCGTCATCGAGGTGGTCTCGGAGGAGTCGGCTGACCGCGACCGCTCCCTCAAGCCCTTCAAGTACGCCCAGGCCGGGATCGCCCACTTCTGGCGCGTCGAGGACGAAGCCGGCGCCCCCGCCGTCCACACCTACGAACTCGACCTCATGACCCACGCCTACGTGCCCACCGGCATCCACCGAAACCGCCTGAGGACGACCGTGCCGTTCGACCTCGACATCGGCCTCACCGACCTCGTGCCCTGACAGAGCCGGCCAGGTCCGGTGCCGGGGGCGGCGGCCGGTACGGCGGCGTTCACCAGCTTCGGAAACAACCAACCAGTAGGTCG includes these proteins:
- a CDS encoding Uma2 family endonuclease, with the translated sequence MIPPRPSGWEADDLDHLPQAPRHTELIDGALIFMMSPQRSWHSRLVENMTFALRQAAPAGYEVEREMTVRLDNKSRPEPDILATTAAYRPDRTWYAPADVALVIEVVSEESADRDRSLKPFKYAQAGIAHFWRVEDEAGAPAVHTYELDLMTHAYVPTGIHRNRLRTTVPFDLDIGLTDLVP